One Nerophis ophidion isolate RoL-2023_Sa linkage group LG06, RoL_Noph_v1.0, whole genome shotgun sequence genomic region harbors:
- the naa10 gene encoding N-alpha-acetyltransferase 10 isoform X1: protein MNIRNARPEDLMNMQHCNLLCLPENYQMKYYFYHGLSWPQLSYIAEDENGKIVGYVLAKMEEDPDDVPHGHITSLAVKRSHRRLGLAQKLMDQASRAMIENFNAKYVSLHVRKSNRAALHLYSNTLKFQISEVEPKYYADGEDAYAMKRDLAHMADELRKPGVRVPGQEAPSGSGNQERESERDSGGESKELSEVSEATESTDVKDSSSDSQ, encoded by the exons ATGAATATACGAAACGCGAGG CCGGAAGATCTTATGAACATGCAGCACTGTAACCTTCTGTGTCTGCCGGAAAACTACCAAATGAAATACTACTTCTATCATGGATTGTCCTGGCCCCAG CTCTCGTACATCGCAGAGGATGAAAATGGCAAAATAGTGGGTTACGTTCTGGCAAAAAT GGAGGAGGACCCAGATGATGTCCCTCATGGACACATCACATCCTTG GCAGTCAAGCGCTCCCATAGACGTCTGGGTCTGGCTCAAAAGCTGATGGACCAGGCTAGTCGCGCCATGATAGAAAATTTCAATGCCAAATATGTCTCTCTTCATGTCCGCAAAAG CAATCGTGCAGCCCTGCATCTGTATTCGAACACACTCAAGTTCCA GATCAGTGAAGTAGAACCAAAATACTATGCAGATGGTGAGGACGCCTATGCCATGAAGAGAGACTTGGCCCACATGGCAGATGAG TTGAGAAAGCCAGGTGTGCGAGTGCCGGGTCAGGAAGCACCGTCTGGTTCCGGCAACCAAGAAAGGGAAAGCGAGAGAGACAGTGGAGGAGAAAGCAAAGAGCTGAGTGAAGTGAGCGAGGCTACAGAGAGCACAGACGTCAAAGATTCTTCCTCTGACTCACAGTGA
- the naa10 gene encoding N-alpha-acetyltransferase 10 isoform X2 — MNIRNARPEDLMNMQHCNLLCLPENYQMKYYFYHGLSWPQLSYIAEDENGKIVGYVLAKMEEDPDDVPHGHITSLAVKRSHRRLGLAQKLMDQASRAMIENFNAKYVSLHVRKSNRAALHLYSNTLKFQISEVEPKYYADGEDAYAMKRDLAHMADEVHDCLQHTVAITC; from the exons ATGAATATACGAAACGCGAGG CCGGAAGATCTTATGAACATGCAGCACTGTAACCTTCTGTGTCTGCCGGAAAACTACCAAATGAAATACTACTTCTATCATGGATTGTCCTGGCCCCAG CTCTCGTACATCGCAGAGGATGAAAATGGCAAAATAGTGGGTTACGTTCTGGCAAAAAT GGAGGAGGACCCAGATGATGTCCCTCATGGACACATCACATCCTTG GCAGTCAAGCGCTCCCATAGACGTCTGGGTCTGGCTCAAAAGCTGATGGACCAGGCTAGTCGCGCCATGATAGAAAATTTCAATGCCAAATATGTCTCTCTTCATGTCCGCAAAAG CAATCGTGCAGCCCTGCATCTGTATTCGAACACACTCAAGTTCCA GATCAGTGAAGTAGAACCAAAATACTATGCAGATGGTGAGGACGCCTATGCCATGAAGAGAGACTTGGCCCACATGGCAGATGAGGTACATGATTGTCTTCAACACACAGTGGCCATCACTTG TTGA
- the zgc:158263 gene encoding ceramide kinase family protein isoform X2 has translation MEPGLKLESTLWVGNKRHRVVLTGWKFNWTEVDKKNRDKKTMSVAEIIGVEDGRVTILPHKSAEDTDKDFTVFYVNRIRSGSSHGLLWRLGQTQFSCPSRVLRDQWTKHLRAALRTHSPLRPSRLLVFINPFGGKKQGKDIYQSLVAPLFELAGISCHAIVTEQANQARDHLLKKDLTGFDGVVCVGGDGMFSEVLHGVIGRTQQEVGLSENDPGVTLQPCPLHIGIIPAGSTDCVCYATVGVIDPITSALHIIIGDSQPLDVCSVHHANILVRYSVSLLGYGFYGDVLAESEKHRWMGPLRYDYAGTMVYLNNRSYAGIIQFLPADPLLSSPRDKTRCLSGCSVCSRSTERLFPHCLDSSSLYNSHLSQISSDSDGDWVSVEGKFRCVSLACMSCSCPRSPLGLSPSAHLADGTGDLILVWDSHPLAFLKYLYRQTSTQDRFDMPFVEVHRVKAVRFSVSSNEEEGTYKEVRTPSEVEAAAAAEEGVEDLSRSGSQQHLTEKPAGHPKATCTPLCGLCCRKAPHLSVWNCDGEILPFTDILCRIHGQLVRLYARGIEDAAAMHACKEEMVKRERQ, from the exons ATGGAGCCAGGGTTGAAGCTGGAGTCAACCTTGTGGGTCGGCAATAAACGACACCGTGTCGTGCTGACAGGCTGGAAATTCAACTGGACCGAGGTAGATAAGAAGAATCGCGATAAGAAAACAA TGTCCGTGGCGGAGATCATTGGTGTGGAGGATGGACGAGTTACTATCCTGCCCCACAAGTCTGCAGAGGACACAGATAAAGACTTCACTG TTTTCTATGTGAATCGTATCAGAAGTGGGAGCTCTCATGGGTTGCTATGGAGACTGGGGCAGACCCAGTTTAGCTGTCCTAGTCGTGTCCTCCGAGACCAGTGGACCAAACATCTGAGAGCTGCTCTCAGAACTCACA GTCCTTTGCGTCCTAGCAGATTGTTGGTGTTTATTAACCCGTTTGGAGGGAAGAAGCAAGGAAAAGACATCTATCAGTCTCTGGTCGCTCCTCTTTTTGAGCTGGCTGGCATCAGCTGTCATGCTATAG TTACTGAGCAGGCAAACCAGGCTCGAGACCACTTGCTGAAGAAGGACCTGACAGGCTTCGACGG TGTGGTGTGTGTCGGCGGGGACGGCATGTTCAGCGAGGTGCTCCACGGTGTGATTGGACGAACGCAGCAAGAGGTTGGCCTCAGCGAGAACGATCCCGGTGTTACATTGCAGCCATGTCCGCTTCACATTGGCATCATCCCTGCAG GCTCCACAGACTGTGTGTGTTACGCCACTGTGGGAGTGATCGACCCTATCACGTCAGCATTGCACATCATCATTG GTGACTCTCAGCCTTTAGATGTGTGCTCAGTGCATCACGCCAACATTCTGGTGCGCTACTCTGTGTCCCTGTTGGGTTATGGCTTCTATGGGGACGTGCTGGCCGAGAGTGAAAAGCACCGCTGGATGGGACCGCTCAGATACGACTACGCTg GCACTATGGTGTATCTGAACAACAGGAGCTATGCAGGCATTATTCAGTTTCTGCCAGCCGACCCACTGCTTTCCAGCCCCAGGGACAAAACCCGCTGCCTCTCAGG GTGCAGTGTTTGTTCCAGGAGCACAGAGAGACTTTTCCCGCACTGTCTGGATTCTAGCTCGCTCTACAACTCCCACCTCAGCCAAATCAGTAGTGACTCAGATG GTGACTGGGTGAGCGTGGAGGGGAAGTTCAGGTGTGTCTCTCTCGCTTGTATGTCCTGCTCGTGTCCCAGAAGCCCACTCGGCCTCTCTCCATCCGCTCACCTGGCGGACGGTACAGGGGACCTGATCCTTGTGTGGGACAGTCATCCACTGGCTTTCCTCAAGTACCTCTACAGGCAGACAAGCACACAAGACCGA tttgatATGCCATTTGTGGAAGTCCACCGTGTGAAGGCTGTTCGCTTCTCTGTGTCGTCCAACGAAGAGGAGGGAACGTACAAGGAGGTACGAACGCCGAGTGAAGTAGAAGCAGCAGCTGCTGCAGAAGAAGGTGTGGAGGACTTAAGCAGGAGTGGATCTCAGCAGCACCTGACAGAGAAACCCGCGGGACATCCGAAGGCAACGTGCACCCCTCTCTGCGGGCTGTGCTGCAGAAAAGCCCCACATTTGTCCGTGTGGAACTGCGATGGAGAGATTCTGCCGTTTACCGATATCCTCTGCAG GATTCACGGCCAGCTGGTGCGCCTGTACGCCAGAGGCATCGAAGACGCGGCGGCCATGCACGCCTGCAAAGAAGAAATGGTGAAACGTGAGAGACAATAA
- the zgc:158263 gene encoding ceramide kinase family protein isoform X4 — translation MEPGLKLESTLWVGNKRHRVVLTGWKFNWTEVDKKNRDKKTMSVAEIIGVEDGRVTILPHKSAEDTDKDFTGPLRPSRLLVFINPFGGKKQGKDIYQSLVAPLFELAGISCHAIVTEQANQARDHLLKKDLTGFDGVVCVGGDGMFSEVLHGVIGRTQQEVGLSENDPGVTLQPCPLHIGIIPAGSTDCVCYATVGVIDPITSALHIIIGDSQPLDVCSVHHANILVRYSVSLLGYGFYGDVLAESEKHRWMGPLRYDYAGTMVYLNNRSYAGIIQFLPADPLLSSPRDKTRCLSGCSVCSRSTERLFPHCLDSSSLYNSHLSQISSDSDGDWVSVEGKFRCVSLACMSCSCPRSPLGLSPSAHLADGTGDLILVWDSHPLAFLKYLYRQTSTQDRFDMPFVEVHRVKAVRFSVSSNEEEGTYKEVRTPSEVEAAAAAEEGVEDLSRSGSQQHLTEKPAGHPKATCTPLCGLCCRKAPHLSVWNCDGEILPFTDILCRIHGQLVRLYARGIEDAAAMHACKEEMVKRERQ, via the exons ATGGAGCCAGGGTTGAAGCTGGAGTCAACCTTGTGGGTCGGCAATAAACGACACCGTGTCGTGCTGACAGGCTGGAAATTCAACTGGACCGAGGTAGATAAGAAGAATCGCGATAAGAAAACAA TGTCCGTGGCGGAGATCATTGGTGTGGAGGATGGACGAGTTACTATCCTGCCCCACAAGTCTGCAGAGGACACAGATAAAGACTTCACTG GTCCTTTGCGTCCTAGCAGATTGTTGGTGTTTATTAACCCGTTTGGAGGGAAGAAGCAAGGAAAAGACATCTATCAGTCTCTGGTCGCTCCTCTTTTTGAGCTGGCTGGCATCAGCTGTCATGCTATAG TTACTGAGCAGGCAAACCAGGCTCGAGACCACTTGCTGAAGAAGGACCTGACAGGCTTCGACGG TGTGGTGTGTGTCGGCGGGGACGGCATGTTCAGCGAGGTGCTCCACGGTGTGATTGGACGAACGCAGCAAGAGGTTGGCCTCAGCGAGAACGATCCCGGTGTTACATTGCAGCCATGTCCGCTTCACATTGGCATCATCCCTGCAG GCTCCACAGACTGTGTGTGTTACGCCACTGTGGGAGTGATCGACCCTATCACGTCAGCATTGCACATCATCATTG GTGACTCTCAGCCTTTAGATGTGTGCTCAGTGCATCACGCCAACATTCTGGTGCGCTACTCTGTGTCCCTGTTGGGTTATGGCTTCTATGGGGACGTGCTGGCCGAGAGTGAAAAGCACCGCTGGATGGGACCGCTCAGATACGACTACGCTg GCACTATGGTGTATCTGAACAACAGGAGCTATGCAGGCATTATTCAGTTTCTGCCAGCCGACCCACTGCTTTCCAGCCCCAGGGACAAAACCCGCTGCCTCTCAGG GTGCAGTGTTTGTTCCAGGAGCACAGAGAGACTTTTCCCGCACTGTCTGGATTCTAGCTCGCTCTACAACTCCCACCTCAGCCAAATCAGTAGTGACTCAGATG GTGACTGGGTGAGCGTGGAGGGGAAGTTCAGGTGTGTCTCTCTCGCTTGTATGTCCTGCTCGTGTCCCAGAAGCCCACTCGGCCTCTCTCCATCCGCTCACCTGGCGGACGGTACAGGGGACCTGATCCTTGTGTGGGACAGTCATCCACTGGCTTTCCTCAAGTACCTCTACAGGCAGACAAGCACACAAGACCGA tttgatATGCCATTTGTGGAAGTCCACCGTGTGAAGGCTGTTCGCTTCTCTGTGTCGTCCAACGAAGAGGAGGGAACGTACAAGGAGGTACGAACGCCGAGTGAAGTAGAAGCAGCAGCTGCTGCAGAAGAAGGTGTGGAGGACTTAAGCAGGAGTGGATCTCAGCAGCACCTGACAGAGAAACCCGCGGGACATCCGAAGGCAACGTGCACCCCTCTCTGCGGGCTGTGCTGCAGAAAAGCCCCACATTTGTCCGTGTGGAACTGCGATGGAGAGATTCTGCCGTTTACCGATATCCTCTGCAG GATTCACGGCCAGCTGGTGCGCCTGTACGCCAGAGGCATCGAAGACGCGGCGGCCATGCACGCCTGCAAAGAAGAAATGGTGAAACGTGAGAGACAATAA
- the zgc:158263 gene encoding ceramide kinase family protein isoform X3, translating into MEPGLKLESTLWVGNKRHRVVLTGWKFNWTEVDKKNRDKKTISVSVAEIIGVEDGRVTILPHKSAEDTDKDFTGPLRPSRLLVFINPFGGKKQGKDIYQSLVAPLFELAGISCHAIVTEQANQARDHLLKKDLTGFDGVVCVGGDGMFSEVLHGVIGRTQQEVGLSENDPGVTLQPCPLHIGIIPAGSTDCVCYATVGVIDPITSALHIIIGDSQPLDVCSVHHANILVRYSVSLLGYGFYGDVLAESEKHRWMGPLRYDYAGTMVYLNNRSYAGIIQFLPADPLLSSPRDKTRCLSGCSVCSRSTERLFPHCLDSSSLYNSHLSQISSDSDGDWVSVEGKFRCVSLACMSCSCPRSPLGLSPSAHLADGTGDLILVWDSHPLAFLKYLYRQTSTQDRFDMPFVEVHRVKAVRFSVSSNEEEGTYKEVRTPSEVEAAAAAEEGVEDLSRSGSQQHLTEKPAGHPKATCTPLCGLCCRKAPHLSVWNCDGEILPFTDILCRIHGQLVRLYARGIEDAAAMHACKEEMVKRERQ; encoded by the exons ATGGAGCCAGGGTTGAAGCTGGAGTCAACCTTGTGGGTCGGCAATAAACGACACCGTGTCGTGCTGACAGGCTGGAAATTCAACTGGACCGAGGTAGATAAGAAGAATCGCGATAAGAAAACAA TTTCAGTGTCCGTGGCGGAGATCATTGGTGTGGAGGATGGACGAGTTACTATCCTGCCCCACAAGTCTGCAGAGGACACAGATAAAGACTTCACTG GTCCTTTGCGTCCTAGCAGATTGTTGGTGTTTATTAACCCGTTTGGAGGGAAGAAGCAAGGAAAAGACATCTATCAGTCTCTGGTCGCTCCTCTTTTTGAGCTGGCTGGCATCAGCTGTCATGCTATAG TTACTGAGCAGGCAAACCAGGCTCGAGACCACTTGCTGAAGAAGGACCTGACAGGCTTCGACGG TGTGGTGTGTGTCGGCGGGGACGGCATGTTCAGCGAGGTGCTCCACGGTGTGATTGGACGAACGCAGCAAGAGGTTGGCCTCAGCGAGAACGATCCCGGTGTTACATTGCAGCCATGTCCGCTTCACATTGGCATCATCCCTGCAG GCTCCACAGACTGTGTGTGTTACGCCACTGTGGGAGTGATCGACCCTATCACGTCAGCATTGCACATCATCATTG GTGACTCTCAGCCTTTAGATGTGTGCTCAGTGCATCACGCCAACATTCTGGTGCGCTACTCTGTGTCCCTGTTGGGTTATGGCTTCTATGGGGACGTGCTGGCCGAGAGTGAAAAGCACCGCTGGATGGGACCGCTCAGATACGACTACGCTg GCACTATGGTGTATCTGAACAACAGGAGCTATGCAGGCATTATTCAGTTTCTGCCAGCCGACCCACTGCTTTCCAGCCCCAGGGACAAAACCCGCTGCCTCTCAGG GTGCAGTGTTTGTTCCAGGAGCACAGAGAGACTTTTCCCGCACTGTCTGGATTCTAGCTCGCTCTACAACTCCCACCTCAGCCAAATCAGTAGTGACTCAGATG GTGACTGGGTGAGCGTGGAGGGGAAGTTCAGGTGTGTCTCTCTCGCTTGTATGTCCTGCTCGTGTCCCAGAAGCCCACTCGGCCTCTCTCCATCCGCTCACCTGGCGGACGGTACAGGGGACCTGATCCTTGTGTGGGACAGTCATCCACTGGCTTTCCTCAAGTACCTCTACAGGCAGACAAGCACACAAGACCGA tttgatATGCCATTTGTGGAAGTCCACCGTGTGAAGGCTGTTCGCTTCTCTGTGTCGTCCAACGAAGAGGAGGGAACGTACAAGGAGGTACGAACGCCGAGTGAAGTAGAAGCAGCAGCTGCTGCAGAAGAAGGTGTGGAGGACTTAAGCAGGAGTGGATCTCAGCAGCACCTGACAGAGAAACCCGCGGGACATCCGAAGGCAACGTGCACCCCTCTCTGCGGGCTGTGCTGCAGAAAAGCCCCACATTTGTCCGTGTGGAACTGCGATGGAGAGATTCTGCCGTTTACCGATATCCTCTGCAG GATTCACGGCCAGCTGGTGCGCCTGTACGCCAGAGGCATCGAAGACGCGGCGGCCATGCACGCCTGCAAAGAAGAAATGGTGAAACGTGAGAGACAATAA
- the zgc:158263 gene encoding ceramide kinase family protein isoform X1: MEPGLKLESTLWVGNKRHRVVLTGWKFNWTEVDKKNRDKKTISVSVAEIIGVEDGRVTILPHKSAEDTDKDFTVFYVNRIRSGSSHGLLWRLGQTQFSCPSRVLRDQWTKHLRAALRTHSPLRPSRLLVFINPFGGKKQGKDIYQSLVAPLFELAGISCHAIVTEQANQARDHLLKKDLTGFDGVVCVGGDGMFSEVLHGVIGRTQQEVGLSENDPGVTLQPCPLHIGIIPAGSTDCVCYATVGVIDPITSALHIIIGDSQPLDVCSVHHANILVRYSVSLLGYGFYGDVLAESEKHRWMGPLRYDYAGTMVYLNNRSYAGIIQFLPADPLLSSPRDKTRCLSGCSVCSRSTERLFPHCLDSSSLYNSHLSQISSDSDGDWVSVEGKFRCVSLACMSCSCPRSPLGLSPSAHLADGTGDLILVWDSHPLAFLKYLYRQTSTQDRFDMPFVEVHRVKAVRFSVSSNEEEGTYKEVRTPSEVEAAAAAEEGVEDLSRSGSQQHLTEKPAGHPKATCTPLCGLCCRKAPHLSVWNCDGEILPFTDILCRIHGQLVRLYARGIEDAAAMHACKEEMVKRERQ; the protein is encoded by the exons ATGGAGCCAGGGTTGAAGCTGGAGTCAACCTTGTGGGTCGGCAATAAACGACACCGTGTCGTGCTGACAGGCTGGAAATTCAACTGGACCGAGGTAGATAAGAAGAATCGCGATAAGAAAACAA TTTCAGTGTCCGTGGCGGAGATCATTGGTGTGGAGGATGGACGAGTTACTATCCTGCCCCACAAGTCTGCAGAGGACACAGATAAAGACTTCACTG TTTTCTATGTGAATCGTATCAGAAGTGGGAGCTCTCATGGGTTGCTATGGAGACTGGGGCAGACCCAGTTTAGCTGTCCTAGTCGTGTCCTCCGAGACCAGTGGACCAAACATCTGAGAGCTGCTCTCAGAACTCACA GTCCTTTGCGTCCTAGCAGATTGTTGGTGTTTATTAACCCGTTTGGAGGGAAGAAGCAAGGAAAAGACATCTATCAGTCTCTGGTCGCTCCTCTTTTTGAGCTGGCTGGCATCAGCTGTCATGCTATAG TTACTGAGCAGGCAAACCAGGCTCGAGACCACTTGCTGAAGAAGGACCTGACAGGCTTCGACGG TGTGGTGTGTGTCGGCGGGGACGGCATGTTCAGCGAGGTGCTCCACGGTGTGATTGGACGAACGCAGCAAGAGGTTGGCCTCAGCGAGAACGATCCCGGTGTTACATTGCAGCCATGTCCGCTTCACATTGGCATCATCCCTGCAG GCTCCACAGACTGTGTGTGTTACGCCACTGTGGGAGTGATCGACCCTATCACGTCAGCATTGCACATCATCATTG GTGACTCTCAGCCTTTAGATGTGTGCTCAGTGCATCACGCCAACATTCTGGTGCGCTACTCTGTGTCCCTGTTGGGTTATGGCTTCTATGGGGACGTGCTGGCCGAGAGTGAAAAGCACCGCTGGATGGGACCGCTCAGATACGACTACGCTg GCACTATGGTGTATCTGAACAACAGGAGCTATGCAGGCATTATTCAGTTTCTGCCAGCCGACCCACTGCTTTCCAGCCCCAGGGACAAAACCCGCTGCCTCTCAGG GTGCAGTGTTTGTTCCAGGAGCACAGAGAGACTTTTCCCGCACTGTCTGGATTCTAGCTCGCTCTACAACTCCCACCTCAGCCAAATCAGTAGTGACTCAGATG GTGACTGGGTGAGCGTGGAGGGGAAGTTCAGGTGTGTCTCTCTCGCTTGTATGTCCTGCTCGTGTCCCAGAAGCCCACTCGGCCTCTCTCCATCCGCTCACCTGGCGGACGGTACAGGGGACCTGATCCTTGTGTGGGACAGTCATCCACTGGCTTTCCTCAAGTACCTCTACAGGCAGACAAGCACACAAGACCGA tttgatATGCCATTTGTGGAAGTCCACCGTGTGAAGGCTGTTCGCTTCTCTGTGTCGTCCAACGAAGAGGAGGGAACGTACAAGGAGGTACGAACGCCGAGTGAAGTAGAAGCAGCAGCTGCTGCAGAAGAAGGTGTGGAGGACTTAAGCAGGAGTGGATCTCAGCAGCACCTGACAGAGAAACCCGCGGGACATCCGAAGGCAACGTGCACCCCTCTCTGCGGGCTGTGCTGCAGAAAAGCCCCACATTTGTCCGTGTGGAACTGCGATGGAGAGATTCTGCCGTTTACCGATATCCTCTGCAG GATTCACGGCCAGCTGGTGCGCCTGTACGCCAGAGGCATCGAAGACGCGGCGGCCATGCACGCCTGCAAAGAAGAAATGGTGAAACGTGAGAGACAATAA